Proteins encoded in a region of the Poecilia reticulata strain Guanapo linkage group LG14, Guppy_female_1.0+MT, whole genome shotgun sequence genome:
- the b4gat1 gene encoding beta-1,4-glucuronyltransferase 1 codes for MHLSKKCSVFKVVLSALLIVALLQLIYLSFLSRFHGKQQRYRYSELFGGSAAKKNAHPEKNTRKERLRYSLSSGGIFDNSGQYRVYKNLIKSDFTTNQKPGSHSNSDILTLATHTTINNLHHLESLLERWQNPLSVAIFAHGEDVKFATALVYALSFFCPQIQALVDFHLVCLSGETASFPEQDREHFAGLEDCASVFSRLETHRDKYQNYAMSGNISYPNNLLRNVARGGTESSYILVIDMDMMPSADLHQQFLAMILRRAPAADEVFVLPAFEIRHARKIPSTKAELVQLYQVGEVRPFYEELCPRCQAPTNYSQWVNSHVRETGTLDVAYTLNWVDPWEPFYIGPRTVPLYDENFKQYGFNRISQACELHVAGFRFSVLSSAFVVHRGFKIQGEFHAKKEEENKQNRVLFRSFKEGLKTKYPSSTRRC; via the exons ATGCATCTCTCCAAGAAATGTTCCGTGTTCAAAGTGGTGCTGAGTGCCCTTCTGATCGTggcgctgctgcagctcatttaCCTGTCCTTCCTGTCAAGGTTCCACGGGAAGCAGCAGCGCTACCGCTACTCGGAGCTCTTTGGAGGCTCCGCGGCCAAGAAGAATGCGCACCCCGAGAAAAACACGCGGAAGGAGCGGCTGAGGTACTCTCTGTCCAGTGGTGGGATCTTTGACAACAGCGGGCAGTACAGAGTATACAAAAACTTGATAAAGAGTGATTTCACAACGAATCAGAAACCAGGTTCCCACTCAAACTCTGACATCCTGACTCTAGCCACTCATACCACCATCAACAACCTGCACCACCTGGAATCTCTGCTGGAAAGATGGCAGAATCCTCTCTCTGTGGCCATATTTGCACACGGGGAAGATGTTAAATTTGCCACGGCTCTGGTTTATGCACTCAGCTTCTTCTGCCCTCAAATCCAAGCCCTTGTGGACTTCCACTTGGTCTGCCTGTCAGGAGAGACGGCCAGTTTCCCTGAACAGGACCGGGAACACTTTGCTGGCCTGGAAGACTGCGCTTCTGTGTTCTCCAGACTGGAAACCCACAGGGATAAATACCAAAACTACGCCATGAGCGGAAACATCTCATACCCAAACAACCTTCTCCGTAACGTCGCCCGAGGTGGCACAGAGTCCTCCTACATCCTGGTCATTGACATGGACATGATGCCGAGCGCCGACCTCCACCAGCAGTTCCTCGCCATGATCCTGAGGCGGGCACCGGCAGCCGACGAGGTATTTGTCCTCCCTGCTTTTGAGATCCGCCATGCCAGGAAGATTCCCTCGACGAAGGCAGAGTTGGTACAGCTTTACCAGGTGGGAGAAGTCCGGCCGTTTTATGAGGAGTTGTGTCCACGCTGTCAGGCTCCCACCAACTACTCCCAGTGGGTCAACAGCCACGTTAGAGAGACGGGCACCCTGGACGTTGCTTACACACTCAACTGGGTGGACCCCTGGGAGCCCTTCTACATCGGGCCTCGAACTGTCCCCTTATATGACGAGAACTTCAAGCAGTATGGCTTCAATCGAATCAGCCAG GCGTGCGAGCTGCATGTGGCTGGATTCAGGTTCTCTGTGCTGAGCTCGGCCTTCGTCGTTCACCGCGGCTTCAAGATCCAGGGGGAGTTCCACGCcaaaaaagaggaggagaacaAACAGAACCGGGTTTTGTTTCGCAGCTTCAAAGAGGGTCTGAAAACCAAATACCCGTCCTCTACCCGACGAtgctga
- the pfdn2 gene encoding prefoldin subunit 2 codes for MAANSSSTGSKTSSSGGGGKQSGPSAEQVVATFQRMRQEQRNMASKAAELEMDINEHSLVIDTLKEVDPSRKCFRLVGGVLVERTVKEVLPALENNKEQISKVIETINTQMQAKGRELTEYRERYNIRLVGEGEGDTQGQSAAPSGNSEGGGSKSGAGVLVS; via the exons ATGGCAGCCAACAGTAGCAGCACGGGTAGCAAGACTAGCAGCAGTGGCGGCGGAGGAAAACAGTCCGGCCCGTCGGCTGAACAG GTGGTTGCAACATTTCAGAGAATGCGCCAGGAACAGCGCAACATGGCGTCTAAAGCTGCAGAGCTGGAGATGGACATCAACGAGCACAG tttagTAATTGACACTCTAAAGGAAGTGGACCCTTCGAGGAAATGCTTTCGTCTGGTGGGAGGAGTGTTGGTGGAGAGAACAGTGAAAGAGGTTCTACCTGCactggaaaacaacaaagaacag atttctaaagTAATCGAGACCATCAACACGCAGATGCAAGCGAAAGGTCGGGAGCTAACGGAGTACAGGGAACGCTACAACATCCGTCTGGTCGGAGAGGGCGAAGGAGACACCCAGGGCCAGTCTGCGGCGCCGTCCGGCAACAGCGAGGGAGGCGGATCTAAAAGCGGAGCTGGAGTTTTAGTGTCGTAG
- the nit1 gene encoding deaminated glutathione amidase isoform X2 has product MFRCNLGSSVKYLASLPALGRHHILQNRMSTSPNPVAAVCQVTATPDKEANFSACKQLLEEARQRGACMVFLPEGFDYIGSSREETLSMSEPLGGDIISRYTQLARKLDVWLSLGGFHERGHDWENDRRIYNSHVIVNNKGDILSVYRKSHLFDVELPEKGVSLKESAFTIPGPSLVPPVQTPIGKVGLGVCYDLRFPELSLALQRHGADILTYPSAFTVATGAAHWEVLLRARAIEAQCFVLAAAQVGRHHEKRSSYGHALAVDPWGEVVGDCGGEKPGMVLVEVNLDKVNRTRKNMPVQQHRRDTAFYHSMSQTCL; this is encoded by the exons ATGTTCAGGTGCAACTTAGGATCATCAGTGAAGTACTTGGCCTCTCTACCAGCTCTGGGACGCCATCACATCCTGCAAAACAg GATGTCCACTTCACCGAACCCAGTAGCTGCAGTCTGTCAAGTTACGGCGACCCCAGACAAGGAGGCCAACTTCTCTGCCTGtaagcagctgctggaggaagcCAGGCAGCGAGGGGCCTGCATGGTGTTCCTGCCAGAGGGATTTGACTACATTGGATCCAGCAGAGAGGAGACACTGTCGATGTCAGAGCCTCTGGGAGGCGACATAATCTCCCGATACACTCAGCTTGCCAG GAAATTGGACGTGTGGCTGTCTCTGGGAGGATTTCATGAACGAGGACACGACTGGGAGAACGACAGGCGTATTTACAACAGCCATGTTATCGTTAATAACAAAG GTGACATCCTGTCAGTCTACAGAAAGTCCCACTTGTTTGATGTGGAGCTGCCGGAGAAAGGTGTGTCACTCAAAGAGAGTGCGTTCACTATTCCCGGACCCTCCCTGGTTCCTCCAGTCCAGACTCCAATTGGCAAG GTCGGGCTGGGCGTCTGCTATGACTTGAGGTTCCCTGAGTTGTCGCTTGCTTTGCAAAGACACGGTGCAGATATCCTTACGTATCCATCTGCCTTCACGGTAGCAACAGGAGCTGCTCACTGGGAG GTGTTACTCCGTGCCCGGGCAATAGAAGCGCAGTGCTTTGTCCTGGCAGCGGCGCAAGTAGGCCGGCACCACGAGAAGCGTTCGTCCTACGGCCACGCCTTAGCCGTCGACCCCTGGGGGGAGGTAGTGGGTGACTGTGGAGGGGAGAAGCCGGGGATGGTGCTGGTGGAGGTCAACCTGGATAAAGTCAATAGGACCAGGAAGAACATGCCTGTCCAGCAGCACCGCAGGGACACTGCTTTTTACCACAGTATGAGTCAAACCTGTTTGTGA
- the nit1 gene encoding deaminated glutathione amidase isoform X1 — MFRCNLGSSVKYLASLPALGRHHILQNSRCFLCRMSTSPNPVAAVCQVTATPDKEANFSACKQLLEEARQRGACMVFLPEGFDYIGSSREETLSMSEPLGGDIISRYTQLARKLDVWLSLGGFHERGHDWENDRRIYNSHVIVNNKGDILSVYRKSHLFDVELPEKGVSLKESAFTIPGPSLVPPVQTPIGKVGLGVCYDLRFPELSLALQRHGADILTYPSAFTVATGAAHWEVLLRARAIEAQCFVLAAAQVGRHHEKRSSYGHALAVDPWGEVVGDCGGEKPGMVLVEVNLDKVNRTRKNMPVQQHRRDTAFYHSMSQTCL, encoded by the exons ATGTTCAGGTGCAACTTAGGATCATCAGTGAAGTACTTGGCCTCTCTACCAGCTCTGGGACGCCATCACATCCTGCAAAACAg TCGTTGCTTTTTGTGCAGGATGTCCACTTCACCGAACCCAGTAGCTGCAGTCTGTCAAGTTACGGCGACCCCAGACAAGGAGGCCAACTTCTCTGCCTGtaagcagctgctggaggaagcCAGGCAGCGAGGGGCCTGCATGGTGTTCCTGCCAGAGGGATTTGACTACATTGGATCCAGCAGAGAGGAGACACTGTCGATGTCAGAGCCTCTGGGAGGCGACATAATCTCCCGATACACTCAGCTTGCCAG GAAATTGGACGTGTGGCTGTCTCTGGGAGGATTTCATGAACGAGGACACGACTGGGAGAACGACAGGCGTATTTACAACAGCCATGTTATCGTTAATAACAAAG GTGACATCCTGTCAGTCTACAGAAAGTCCCACTTGTTTGATGTGGAGCTGCCGGAGAAAGGTGTGTCACTCAAAGAGAGTGCGTTCACTATTCCCGGACCCTCCCTGGTTCCTCCAGTCCAGACTCCAATTGGCAAG GTCGGGCTGGGCGTCTGCTATGACTTGAGGTTCCCTGAGTTGTCGCTTGCTTTGCAAAGACACGGTGCAGATATCCTTACGTATCCATCTGCCTTCACGGTAGCAACAGGAGCTGCTCACTGGGAG GTGTTACTCCGTGCCCGGGCAATAGAAGCGCAGTGCTTTGTCCTGGCAGCGGCGCAAGTAGGCCGGCACCACGAGAAGCGTTCGTCCTACGGCCACGCCTTAGCCGTCGACCCCTGGGGGGAGGTAGTGGGTGACTGTGGAGGGGAGAAGCCGGGGATGGTGCTGGTGGAGGTCAACCTGGATAAAGTCAATAGGACCAGGAAGAACATGCCTGTCCAGCAGCACCGCAGGGACACTGCTTTTTACCACAGTATGAGTCAAACCTGTTTGTGA
- the nit1 gene encoding deaminated glutathione amidase isoform X3 has product MSTSPNPVAAVCQVTATPDKEANFSACKQLLEEARQRGACMVFLPEGFDYIGSSREETLSMSEPLGGDIISRYTQLARKLDVWLSLGGFHERGHDWENDRRIYNSHVIVNNKGDILSVYRKSHLFDVELPEKGVSLKESAFTIPGPSLVPPVQTPIGKVGLGVCYDLRFPELSLALQRHGADILTYPSAFTVATGAAHWEVLLRARAIEAQCFVLAAAQVGRHHEKRSSYGHALAVDPWGEVVGDCGGEKPGMVLVEVNLDKVNRTRKNMPVQQHRRDTAFYHSMSQTCL; this is encoded by the exons ATGTCCACTTCACCGAACCCAGTAGCTGCAGTCTGTCAAGTTACGGCGACCCCAGACAAGGAGGCCAACTTCTCTGCCTGtaagcagctgctggaggaagcCAGGCAGCGAGGGGCCTGCATGGTGTTCCTGCCAGAGGGATTTGACTACATTGGATCCAGCAGAGAGGAGACACTGTCGATGTCAGAGCCTCTGGGAGGCGACATAATCTCCCGATACACTCAGCTTGCCAG GAAATTGGACGTGTGGCTGTCTCTGGGAGGATTTCATGAACGAGGACACGACTGGGAGAACGACAGGCGTATTTACAACAGCCATGTTATCGTTAATAACAAAG GTGACATCCTGTCAGTCTACAGAAAGTCCCACTTGTTTGATGTGGAGCTGCCGGAGAAAGGTGTGTCACTCAAAGAGAGTGCGTTCACTATTCCCGGACCCTCCCTGGTTCCTCCAGTCCAGACTCCAATTGGCAAG GTCGGGCTGGGCGTCTGCTATGACTTGAGGTTCCCTGAGTTGTCGCTTGCTTTGCAAAGACACGGTGCAGATATCCTTACGTATCCATCTGCCTTCACGGTAGCAACAGGAGCTGCTCACTGGGAG GTGTTACTCCGTGCCCGGGCAATAGAAGCGCAGTGCTTTGTCCTGGCAGCGGCGCAAGTAGGCCGGCACCACGAGAAGCGTTCGTCCTACGGCCACGCCTTAGCCGTCGACCCCTGGGGGGAGGTAGTGGGTGACTGTGGAGGGGAGAAGCCGGGGATGGTGCTGGTGGAGGTCAACCTGGATAAAGTCAATAGGACCAGGAAGAACATGCCTGTCCAGCAGCACCGCAGGGACACTGCTTTTTACCACAGTATGAGTCAAACCTGTTTGTGA